One genomic region from Dehalobacter restrictus DSM 9455 encodes:
- a CDS encoding DnaD domain-containing protein, which yields MSKNKVYGGFCQALLFSGSVSIPDFILNHYTELGIGHKEMMLIIHMMTESSTNSDRIEEQITKKMGLSLEEYNIMIQNLQTRGLLSVNSRKAKNGTNREYDFSGLIDQLLELWGINEFKQMSLGSERNGKTSTENMPDLSQAKLTSLFEQELGRPLTGLECEHIEKWLMASYSEELIIEALRRGVGAGIRSFRYLDSILREWEKKGIKTRLEVEAEDQNFQSRQNRKNVKPLKGLPKTKSKYDNIYL from the coding sequence TTGTCAAAAAACAAGGTATACGGGGGCTTTTGTCAAGCTCTTTTATTTTCCGGTTCTGTTTCAATTCCTGATTTTATTCTTAATCATTATACGGAACTTGGAATCGGTCACAAGGAAATGATGCTGATAATTCATATGATGACTGAGTCAAGTACGAACAGTGATCGTATTGAGGAACAGATCACCAAGAAAATGGGACTCTCGCTTGAAGAATACAATATCATGATCCAGAATCTTCAGACCAGGGGACTGCTTTCTGTCAATAGTCGCAAAGCGAAAAACGGCACGAACCGTGAATATGATTTCAGCGGGCTGATCGATCAGTTATTGGAATTATGGGGAATCAATGAGTTTAAGCAGATGTCCTTAGGCAGTGAACGTAATGGCAAAACGAGCACAGAGAATATGCCGGACCTTTCTCAGGCTAAGCTGACTTCGCTGTTTGAACAGGAATTAGGGAGGCCGTTAACCGGTCTGGAGTGTGAACATATTGAAAAATGGCTGATGGCCTCGTATTCCGAAGAACTGATAATTGAGGCTTTACGAAGAGGCGTTGGCGCCGGGATTCGGAGTTTCCGCTATCTCGATTCTATTTTAAGAGAGTGGGAGAAGAAGGGGATCAAAACGCGTCTGGAAGTCGAGGCTGAGGATCAGAATTTCCAGTCCAGACAAAACAGGAAAAATGTCAAGCCGTTGAAAGGCTTACCAAAAACGAAAAGCAAATATGATAATATTTATCTTTAG